Proteins encoded in a region of the Populus alba chromosome 13, ASM523922v2, whole genome shotgun sequence genome:
- the LOC118054044 gene encoding probable LRR receptor-like serine/threonine-protein kinase At1g06840 encodes MIRNSGAFPLLGMSKSRACTFGAVLLIWLCCSSLLVAAQDGITAPEEVKALQDIKNSLIDINKNLSNWRRGDPCTSNWTGVLCFNATKEDAYLHVRELQLLNMNLSGTLSPSLGRLSYMEILDFMWNRITGSIPPEIGNIKSLKLLLLNGNQLTGPLPKELGYLPNLDRIQIDQNHISGPIPKSFAYLNSTKHFHMNNNSISGQIPAELSRLPKLVHILLDNNNLSGTLPPDLYKLPKLLILQLDNNHFDGSTIPPSYGNMTQLLKLSLRNCSLRGPMPDLSGIPNLGYLDLSFNQLAGPIPPNKLSENLTTIRLSNNNLNGTIPAYFSDLPLLQLLSIANNSLSGSVPSTIWQTRTNRNEALDLHFENNMLSNISGSTSLPQNVTLWLQGNPACSDSNIVKFCGSQNGDMDDQNTTESNVTCLTQSCPPPYENFQTSASSCFCAAPLIFEYRLKSPGFSNFIPYRVAFQEYLTSGLELYLYQLDLSSAAWEKGPRLKMQLKLFPDYVNGNSSHTFNDSEVRRIVSMFTGWNIPDSPIFGPYELLGINLLGPYADVLFVSRQKSTISTGALVGIVLGAIAGAVTLSAVVSLLILRKRSMNYRAVSKTRRVSKASLKIEGVKCFSYAEMALATNNFNSSSQIGQGGYGKVYKGFLADGRAVAIKRAEETSFQGEREFLTEIELLSRVHHRNLVSLIGFCDEGGEQMLVYEFMSNGTLRDHLSAKAKEPLSFATRLGIALASAKGILYLHTEADPPIFHRDVKASNILLDSRYNAKVADFGLSKLAPVPDIEGDVPGHISTVVKGTPGYLDPEYFLTHKLTDKSDVYSLGVVFLELLTGMQPISHGKNIVREVNIAYQTGMIFSIVDGRMGSYPSDCVDKFLTLAMKCCNDDTDERPSMIDVVRELESMWHMMPESDTKTTDAMSTDTGMEMTSPSACSLLKNPCVSSEVSSSDLVSGVAPTITPR; translated from the exons ATGATTCGGAATTCTGGTGCTTTTCCCCTTCTTGGCATGTCTAAATCAAGAGCTTGCACATTTGGAGCTGTTCTGCTTATCTGGCTCTGTTGCTCTTCATTGCTTGTAGCAGCACAAGATGGAATTACTGCCCCTGAAGAAG TGAAGGCATTGCAAGACATCAAGAACAGTTTAATTGACATCAATAAGAATTTGAGTAATTGGAGACGAGGGGATCCATGCACATCAAACTGGACAGGGGTTTTGTGCTTCAATGCAACAAAAGAGGATGCCTATCTACATGTTAGAGAATT ACAACTGTTAAATATGAATTTATCAGGAACTTTATCACCATCGCTTGGCCGCTTGTCTTACATGGAGATTTT GGATTTTATGTGGAACAGAATTACTGGAAGCATACCGCCGGAGATAGGCAATATTAAATCTTTGAAACTCTT GCTCCTGAATGGAAATCAGTTAACCGGTCCCTTGCCAAAAGAGCTTGGCTATCTTCCAAATTTGGACAGAATACAGATAGACCAGAATCATATATCAGGACCAATACCTAAATCATTTGCGTACTTGAACAGCACAAAGCACTT TCACATGAACAACAATTCAATTAGTGGTCAAATCCCGGCTGAGCTTTCCAGATTACCGAAACTTGTTCACAT CCTTCTGGATAACAACAATCTATCAGGAACTCTTCCGCCAGATTTATACAAATTGCCGAAATTACTTATACT CCAGCTTGACAATAACCACTTTGATGGGAGCACAATCCCACCTTCTTATGGAAACATGACTCAATTGTTGAAGTT GAGTCTCAGGAACTGTAGCTTGCGAGGTCCGATGCCTGACCTGAGCGGGATACCAAATCTTGGCTATCT AGACCTCAGTTTCAACCAGCTAGCTGGACCCATACCTCCAAACAAGCTTTCTGAAAATTTGACAACCAT CCGTTTATCCAACAACAATCTTAACGGAACTATTCCTGCCTACTTTTCAGACCTTCCTCTACTTCAGCTACT GTCAATTGCAAACAATTCATTGAGTGGCTCTGTTCCCTCCACCATCTGGCAAACCAGGACCAACAGGAATGAAGCACTTGACTT gcattttgaaaacaatatgCTTTCAAATATTTCCGGCAGCACCAGTCTCCCTCAGAATGTCACGCTATG GCTTCAAGGAAATCCGGCATGCTCAGATTCCAACATAGTAAAATTTTGTGGATCGCAGAATGGTGATATGGACGATCAGAATACAACAGAATCTAATGTTACCTGTCTCACTCAATCATGCCCACCCCCTTACGAAAATTTCCAAACATCTGCTTCATCTTGTTTCTGTGCTGCCCCTTTGATCTTCGAATATCGACTGAAAAGTCCTGGTTTCTCAAATTTTATCCCTTACAGAGTTGCATTCCAGGAATATTTGACATCTGGTCTTGAATTGTATCTTTATCAGCTAGACCTTTCTTCAGCTGCATGGGAAAAAGGACCTCGATTAAAAATGCAGTTGAAGCTTTTTCCTGACTATGTTAACGGAAACAGTTCTCATACCTTCAACGACAGTGAGGTTCGACGCATCGTTAGCATGTTCACCGGGTGGAACATTCCTGACAGTCCAATATTCGGACCTTATGAGCTTCTCGGCATCAATCTGTTGGGTCCCTATGCAGATG TGCTTTTTGTCTCCCGTCAAAAATCTACAATAAGCACGGGTGCTCTGGTTGGCATAGTATTGGGAGCCATCGCAGGAGCAGTTACATTATCAGCAgttgtttctcttcttatcTTGAGAAAACGTTCGATGAACTACCGAGCTGTGTCAAAAACACGTCGTG TATCAAAAGCCTCCCTGAAAATCGAAGGCGTGAAGTGTTTTTCTTATGCTGAAATGGCCTTGGCTACCAACAATTTTAATAGCTCCAGCCAAATCGGTCAAGGGGGTTATGGAAAAGTTTATAAAGGATTTCTCGCTGATGGCAGAGCTGTGGCTATAAAACGGGCTGAAGAGACATCTTTTCAGGGTGAGAGAGAGTTCTTAACAGAAATAGAGTTGCTGTCGAGGGTACATCATCGGAACCTGGTATCTTTGATTGGATTTTGTGATGAAGGTGGCGAACAG ATGTTGGTGTACGAGTTCATGTCGAATGGCACTCTCAGAGATCATCTCTCTG CCAAGGCAAAAGAACCGTTGAGTTTTGCGACAAGATTGGGAATTGCCCTGGCTTCAGCTAAGGGCATCCTCTACTTACATACAGAAGCTGATCCTCCAATATTCCATCGAGATGTCAAGGCAAGCAACATATTATTGGACTCCAGGTATAATGCCAAAGTTGCTGATTTTGGACTCTCGAAACTTGCCCCAGTACCTGACATTGAAGGGGATGTGCCGGGTCATATATCCACGGTCGTTAAGGGTACTCCG GGTTACCTTGATCCAGAGTACTTTCTGACTCATAAATTGACAGACAAGAGTGATGTTTATAGCCTTGGTGTCGTATTTCTAGAGCTGTTGACTGGGATGCAACCAATCTCGCACGGCAAAAACATTGTTAGAGAG GTTAATATCGCATATCAAACTGGTATGATCTTCTCTATCGTTGATGGACGAATGGGTTCTTATCCTTCCGACTGCGTCGACAAGTTCTTAACTCTGGCCATGAAATGTTGCAACGATGACACGGATGAAAGACCATCAATGATTGATGTGGTCCGGGAACTTGAAAGCATGTGGCATATGATGCCAGAATCGGATACTAAAACAACGGATGCAATGAGCACTGATACCGGAATGGAAATGACCTCGCCCTCTGCATGCTCTCTATTGAAGAACCCTTGTGTGTCGTCAGAAGTCTCTAGCAGTGACCTTGTTAGTGGAGTTGCTCCTACCATCACTCCTAGATAA